Proteins encoded together in one Halorubellus sp. JP-L1 window:
- a CDS encoding glutathione S-transferase N-terminal domain-containing protein, producing MSLTLYALDGCPWCELVADRLDELDLDYDSVWVDALHSERDEVKRVSGQRAVPVLVDDEYGVTMNESENIVAYLDTTYAE from the coding sequence ATGTCGCTCACGCTCTACGCACTCGACGGCTGCCCGTGGTGCGAACTGGTCGCCGACCGCCTCGACGAACTCGACCTCGACTACGACAGCGTCTGGGTGGACGCGCTCCACTCCGAGCGCGACGAGGTCAAGCGCGTCTCCGGCCAGCGCGCCGTGCCCGTCCTCGTCGACGACGAGTACGGCGTCACGATGAACGAGTCCGAGAACATCGTCGCGTACCTCGACACCACGTACGCCGAGTGA
- a CDS encoding metal-dependent hydrolase: MMATTHAFVGLALASAYAVLAGEYATVAAVAALAGGIFPDLDLVAEHRKTLHFPEYYAVLAVVAVAVAAVAVGPATVAAAAFLVSAAVHAASDALGGGLEARPWLAESDRGVFLHTQGRWARPRRLVRYDGAPEDLVVGVAFALPGLVVFDGWIRRVALAGVAVSVVYVLVRKRLPVLEERYLQ, translated from the coding sequence ATGATGGCGACGACGCACGCGTTCGTCGGGTTGGCGCTGGCGAGCGCGTACGCCGTCCTCGCTGGGGAGTACGCGACGGTCGCGGCGGTGGCGGCGCTCGCCGGCGGTATCTTTCCGGATCTGGACCTCGTCGCCGAGCACCGGAAGACGCTGCACTTCCCGGAGTACTACGCGGTGCTCGCGGTCGTCGCGGTCGCGGTCGCGGCGGTCGCGGTCGGTCCGGCGACGGTCGCGGCGGCGGCGTTCCTGGTGTCGGCGGCGGTGCACGCGGCGAGCGACGCGCTCGGTGGCGGCCTCGAGGCGCGGCCGTGGCTCGCGGAGTCCGACCGCGGCGTGTTCCTGCACACGCAGGGACGGTGGGCGCGACCGCGGCGGCTCGTGCGGTACGACGGCGCGCCCGAGGACCTCGTTGTAGGCGTGGCGTTCGCACTCCCCGGACTGGTCGTGTTCGACGGCTGGATTCGGCGCGTCGCGCTCGCCGGAGTGGCGGTATCCGTCGTGTACGTGCTCGTCAGGAAGCGCCTCCCGGTGCTGGAAGAACGCTACCTGCAGTGA